One Mixta gaviniae genomic window carries:
- a CDS encoding LysR family transcriptional regulator produces MDKIHAMKVFVTVAEMESFTRAAESLGQPKGTISRQIQALEDHVGARLLHRTTRRVQLTQDGLVYYERCRDVLATLEEMDALFQSEPATLSGRLRVDMPVALATDIVIPKLPQFLQHYPGLELELSSSDRQVDVIREGFDCVVRIGQLQDSGLMSRTLGHLPMMNCASPDYLMRFGMPLRLEDLSQHAMVHYSQQLGSAHGGFEFFDGQRSHFVPTGGALTVNSTPAYRHACLAGLGIIQVPRHGVQTLLESQQLVEVLPHFCARPMPLSLLWPHRRNLAQRVRVFMEWLTQAMKDTIV; encoded by the coding sequence ATGGATAAAATTCATGCAATGAAGGTGTTTGTGACCGTCGCGGAGATGGAAAGCTTCACCCGCGCGGCGGAAAGTCTCGGGCAGCCGAAGGGCACTATTTCACGCCAGATTCAGGCGCTGGAGGATCACGTAGGGGCGCGGCTGTTGCACCGCACTACGCGCCGCGTCCAGCTGACGCAGGATGGGCTGGTCTACTACGAGCGCTGCCGTGACGTGCTGGCAACGCTGGAGGAGATGGATGCCCTGTTCCAGAGCGAGCCGGCGACGCTCAGCGGTCGCCTGCGCGTCGATATGCCGGTGGCGCTGGCGACGGATATCGTTATTCCCAAACTGCCGCAGTTTCTGCAGCACTATCCCGGCCTGGAGCTGGAGCTGAGCAGTAGCGACCGCCAGGTGGATGTGATCCGTGAAGGGTTCGACTGCGTGGTGCGCATCGGCCAGCTGCAGGATTCCGGCCTGATGAGCCGTACGCTGGGCCATCTGCCGATGATGAATTGCGCCAGCCCCGATTACCTGATGCGTTTCGGGATGCCGCTCCGGCTGGAAGATCTCTCGCAGCATGCGATGGTGCATTACAGCCAGCAGCTCGGCAGCGCCCACGGCGGCTTTGAGTTTTTTGATGGCCAGCGCAGTCACTTTGTGCCGACCGGCGGCGCCCTGACGGTGAATTCGACACCCGCCTACCGCCACGCCTGTCTGGCCGGGCTGGGGATTATCCAGGTGCCGCGCCACGGGGTGCAGACGCTGCTGGAGAGCCAGCAGCTGGTTGAAGTATTGCCCCATTTTTGCGCCCGCCCGATGCCGCTGTCGCTGCTCTGGCCACACCGCCGCAACCTGGCGCAGCGGGTCAGGGTATTTATGGAGTGGCTGACGCAGGCGATGAAAGACACCATCGTATAA
- a CDS encoding PhzF family phenazine biosynthesis protein encodes MATPRPFKQVDVFSSTPFSGNPLAVILDASALSAAQMQAIARWTHLSETTFVLPPTHPDADYRVRIFTIEGELPFAGHPTLGTAHALLEAGHQPKTPGRLVQECGVGLVQVAIGEGGELAFAAPEATLTPWQHPGIAAALNSEAVDRQHSVTIVDMGIRWLLVPMVSAQAVLDIHPDASRLAQLLADAGVNGLMPFGPTAEEEVAYEVRGLLVEQGALTEDPVTGSANACLARYLAAQGLTHDYLARQGTAIQRDGRISVRFRDDALWIGGATRTAIDGVLTA; translated from the coding sequence ATGGCCACTCCGCGCCCTTTTAAGCAGGTCGATGTCTTCAGCAGCACGCCTTTCAGCGGCAATCCGCTGGCGGTGATCCTCGACGCCAGCGCGCTGAGCGCGGCGCAAATGCAGGCCATCGCCCGCTGGACCCATCTTTCAGAAACCACCTTCGTGTTACCGCCGACGCATCCCGACGCCGATTACCGGGTGCGCATCTTCACCATTGAAGGCGAGCTGCCTTTCGCCGGGCACCCGACGCTGGGCACCGCCCACGCGCTGCTGGAGGCGGGACATCAGCCGAAAACGCCGGGCCGCCTGGTACAGGAGTGCGGCGTCGGGCTGGTGCAGGTGGCGATCGGCGAGGGCGGCGAGCTGGCGTTCGCCGCGCCGGAAGCGACGCTGACGCCGTGGCAGCATCCTGGCATCGCGGCGGCGCTGAACAGCGAAGCCGTTGACAGGCAGCATAGCGTGACCATCGTCGATATGGGCATTCGCTGGCTGCTGGTGCCGATGGTATCGGCGCAGGCGGTGCTGGATATTCATCCCGACGCGTCGCGTCTGGCGCAGCTGCTGGCGGACGCCGGGGTTAATGGCCTGATGCCGTTCGGCCCGACGGCAGAGGAGGAGGTGGCGTATGAAGTGCGCGGCCTGCTGGTGGAACAGGGCGCGCTAACAGAGGATCCGGTCACCGGCAGCGCAAACGCCTGCCTGGCGCGCTATCTGGCGGCGCAGGGATTGACGCATGACTACCTCGCCCGTCAGGGCACCGCGATACAGCGTGACGGCCGCATCAGCGTGCGCTTTCGCGACGACGCCCTCTGGATCGGCGGCGCGACCCGAACGGCGATCGACGGTGTGCTGACGGCGTGA
- the yhjD gene encoding inner membrane protein YhjD, with the protein MTDKYSQPPEQRKEEKPLINIKTGNHTVDRSISRVSRFVSWFQAIPAVAHFLRAGERFNDRLGSQFGAAITYFSFLSLIPILMVSFAAVGFVLASHPTLLNELIDRIVSSISDPTLASTLKNTVHTAVEQRTTVGITGLLVALYSGISWMGNLREALRAQSRDVWERGAQDKEKIYFKYTRDFISLTGLVLALIITLSLTSIAGSAQDAIVRALGLDGIEWLRPAMTLIALSISIFANYLLFLWIFWILPRHRPHKKALLRGTLLAAIGFEVIKFIMTLTLPKLASSPSGAAFGSVLGLMAFFYFFARLTLFCAAWIATADYKDDPPLTLRRKK; encoded by the coding sequence ATGACGGACAAATATTCGCAGCCTCCCGAACAGCGGAAGGAAGAGAAGCCGCTGATTAATATTAAAACCGGCAATCACACCGTGGATCGCTCGATTAGCCGCGTATCGCGCTTTGTCAGCTGGTTCCAGGCGATCCCGGCGGTGGCGCACTTTCTGCGCGCCGGGGAGCGCTTCAACGATCGCCTCGGCAGCCAGTTCGGCGCCGCCATCACCTATTTTTCCTTTTTATCGCTGATCCCGATCCTGATGGTCTCTTTCGCCGCCGTCGGCTTCGTGCTGGCGTCACACCCGACGCTGCTGAACGAGCTGATCGATCGCATCGTCAGCAGCATCAGCGATCCGACGCTGGCCAGCACGTTGAAAAATACCGTGCATACCGCCGTAGAACAGCGTACCACCGTCGGCATTACCGGCCTGCTGGTGGCGCTCTATTCCGGCATCAGCTGGATGGGCAACCTGCGCGAGGCGCTGCGCGCGCAGTCGCGCGATGTCTGGGAACGCGGCGCGCAGGATAAAGAGAAGATCTATTTCAAGTACACCCGCGACTTTATCTCGCTGACCGGGCTGGTGCTGGCGCTGATTATTACTCTGTCGCTGACCTCCATCGCCGGTTCGGCGCAGGATGCGATTGTGCGCGCGCTGGGGCTGGACGGCATTGAGTGGCTGCGTCCGGCGATGACACTGATCGCGCTCTCGATCTCTATCTTTGCCAACTATCTGCTGTTCCTGTGGATTTTCTGGATCCTGCCGCGTCACCGTCCGCATAAAAAAGCGCTGCTGCGCGGCACGCTGCTGGCGGCCATCGGCTTTGAGGTGATTAAATTCATCATGACGCTGACGCTGCCAAAGCTCGCCTCTTCCCCTTCCGGCGCCGCCTTCGGTTCGGTGCTGGGGCTGATGGCGTTCTTCTACTTCTTTGCGCGCCTGACGCTGTTCTGCGCCGCCTGGATCGCCACCGCCGACTATAAGGACGATCCGCCGCTCACGCTGCGCCGAAAAAAGTAG
- a CDS encoding MFS transporter has product MQASIAPPLDTENGPAPVNSRGKVVIASLVGTAIEFFDFYIYATAAVIVFPHIFFPQGDATVATLQSLATFAIAFVARPIGSALFGHFGDRVGRKATLVASLLTMGISTVVIGLLPGYDTIGVFAPLLLALARFGQGLGLGGEWGGAALLATENAPAKKRALYGSFPQLGAPIGFFFANGTFLLLSWLLTDAQFMSWGWRVPFVLSAVLVIIGLYVRVSLHESPVFAKVQKEKKQVRVPIGTLLSKHLGATLLGTFIMLATYTLFYIMTVYSMSYGTAPAPAGLGFSRNSLLWMLMVAVIGFGVMVPIAGLLADRFGRRKTMIVITLGIMLFALLFPMLMASGSQAMMMLFLLIGLSIMGLTFGPMGALLPELFPTEVRYTGASFSYNLSSILGASVAPYIAAWLNANYGLFAVGLYLAAMALLTLIALIACKETRHQTLYEA; this is encoded by the coding sequence ATGCAAGCATCCATCGCACCACCTCTCGACACCGAAAACGGCCCCGCGCCGGTTAATTCGCGCGGCAAAGTGGTTATCGCCTCGCTGGTCGGCACGGCCATCGAATTCTTCGATTTTTATATTTACGCCACCGCTGCGGTGATCGTTTTTCCCCATATTTTCTTTCCGCAGGGCGACGCCACCGTGGCGACGCTACAGTCGCTGGCGACCTTTGCCATCGCCTTCGTCGCGCGCCCTATCGGCTCCGCGCTGTTCGGCCACTTCGGCGATCGCGTCGGGCGTAAAGCGACGCTGGTCGCCTCGCTGCTGACCATGGGCATCTCGACGGTGGTGATCGGCCTACTGCCAGGCTATGATACCATCGGCGTGTTCGCCCCGCTGCTGCTGGCGCTGGCACGTTTCGGCCAGGGGCTGGGCCTTGGCGGCGAATGGGGCGGCGCAGCGCTGCTGGCGACGGAAAACGCGCCGGCGAAAAAGCGCGCGCTCTACGGTTCGTTCCCGCAGCTCGGCGCCCCGATCGGCTTTTTCTTCGCTAACGGCACCTTTCTGCTGCTCTCCTGGCTGCTGACCGACGCCCAGTTTATGAGCTGGGGCTGGCGTGTGCCGTTCGTGCTTTCCGCGGTGCTGGTGATTATCGGCCTTTACGTACGCGTCTCGCTGCATGAAAGCCCGGTGTTCGCCAAAGTGCAGAAAGAGAAAAAGCAGGTCCGCGTGCCGATCGGCACCCTGCTCAGTAAACATCTGGGCGCCACCCTTCTCGGCACCTTTATCATGCTGGCGACCTACACGCTGTTTTACATTATGACCGTCTACTCAATGAGCTACGGCACCGCGCCGGCACCCGCCGGGCTGGGCTTCTCGCGCAACAGCCTGCTGTGGATGCTGATGGTGGCGGTGATCGGCTTCGGCGTGATGGTGCCGATAGCCGGTCTGCTGGCGGATCGCTTCGGCCGCCGCAAAACCATGATTGTGATTACCCTCGGCATTATGCTGTTCGCCCTGTTGTTCCCGATGCTGATGGCCTCCGGCAGCCAGGCGATGATGATGCTGTTCCTGCTGATCGGCCTGAGCATTATGGGGCTGACCTTTGGCCCGATGGGCGCGCTGCTGCCGGAGCTGTTCCCCACCGAAGTGCGCTACACCGGGGCATCATTCTCCTACAACCTGTCGTCGATCCTCGGCGCGTCGGTGGCGCCCTATATCGCCGCCTGGCTCAACGCCAATTACGGGCTGTTCGCTGTCGGCCTCTATCTGGCAGCGATGGCGCTGCTGACGCTGATTGCGCTGATCGCCTGTAAAGAGACGCGCCATCAGACGCTGTACGAAGCCTGA
- a CDS encoding SDR family NAD(P)-dependent oxidoreductase has protein sequence MSDKIALITGGSRGLGRNAALKLAEKGVDVIITWRQDEREAEAVVAAMQACGRRAAALQLDVADVQRFGDFVARLQETLQNGWRQSRIDYLLNNAGVGLYGAFAETTEAQFDTLMLTHFKGPFFLTQRLLPLINDGGRILNVSSGLARFSQPGYAAYASMKGAMEVLTRYQARELGARGITVNILAPGAIETDFGGGSVRDNPEINAWIASQTALGRAGLPDDIGYAVAALFSDETRWITAQRIEASGGMFL, from the coding sequence ATGAGCGATAAAATCGCGTTGATTACCGGCGGCAGCCGGGGTTTAGGGCGTAATGCGGCGCTAAAGCTGGCGGAAAAGGGCGTCGACGTCATTATTACCTGGCGTCAGGATGAGCGGGAGGCAGAAGCAGTGGTGGCCGCAATGCAGGCGTGCGGACGTCGCGCCGCCGCGCTGCAGCTGGACGTGGCGGATGTGCAGCGCTTCGGTGATTTCGTCGCCCGCTTGCAGGAAACGCTGCAGAACGGCTGGCGGCAATCGCGCATTGATTATTTGCTGAACAATGCGGGCGTCGGGCTGTATGGTGCTTTTGCCGAGACCACCGAAGCGCAGTTCGATACCCTAATGCTGACACATTTTAAAGGGCCGTTTTTCCTTACCCAGCGGCTACTGCCGCTGATTAACGATGGCGGACGTATTCTGAACGTCTCCAGCGGCCTGGCGCGTTTCAGCCAGCCGGGCTATGCCGCCTACGCTTCGATGAAGGGGGCGATGGAGGTGCTGACGCGCTATCAGGCGCGCGAGCTGGGGGCGCGCGGCATTACGGTCAATATTCTGGCGCCGGGGGCGATTGAAACCGACTTTGGCGGCGGTTCAGTGCGCGACAACCCCGAAATCAACGCCTGGATCGCTTCGCAAACCGCGCTGGGCCGCGCCGGGCTGCCGGACGATATCGGCTACGCGGTGGCGGCGCTGTTCAGCGATGAAACGCGCTGGATCACCGCCCAGCGCATTGAGGCCTCTGGCGGCATGTTCCTGTAA